A window from Pseudomonas sp. MRSN 12121 encodes these proteins:
- the dnaN gene encoding DNA polymerase III subunit beta has product MHFTIQREALLKPLQLVAGVVERRQTLPVLSNVLLVVEGQQLSLTGTDLEVELVGRVQLEEPAEPGEITVPARKLMDICKSLPNDALIDIKVDEQKLVVKAGRSRFTLSTLPANDFPTVEEGPGSLTCSLEQSKLRRLIERTSFAMAQQDVRYYLNGMLLEVSAGIIRAVATDGHRLAMCSMQADIGQPDRHQVIVPRKGILELARLLTEPDGNVSIVLGQHHIRATTGEFTFTSKLVDGKFPDYERVLPKGGDKLVLGDRQALREAFSRTAILSNEKYRGIRLQLANGQLKIQANNPEQEEAEEEVGVEYNGGSLEIGFNVSYLLDVLGVMTTEQVRLILSDSNSSALVQESDNDDSAYVVMPMRL; this is encoded by the coding sequence GGCGTCGTCGAACGTCGTCAGACCTTGCCGGTACTTTCCAACGTGCTGTTGGTTGTCGAAGGCCAGCAGCTGTCGCTGACCGGTACCGACCTGGAAGTCGAGCTGGTCGGTCGCGTGCAGCTGGAAGAGCCGGCGGAGCCAGGCGAAATCACTGTCCCGGCGCGCAAGCTGATGGACATCTGCAAGAGTCTGCCCAACGATGCCCTGATCGACATCAAGGTCGACGAGCAGAAGCTTGTGGTCAAGGCTGGCCGTAGCCGCTTCACCCTGTCCACTTTGCCGGCCAACGATTTCCCGACCGTGGAAGAAGGCCCGGGCTCGCTGACTTGCAGCCTCGAGCAGAGCAAGCTGCGTCGCCTGATCGAACGCACCAGCTTCGCCATGGCCCAGCAGGATGTGCGTTACTACCTCAACGGCATGCTGCTGGAAGTTTCCGCCGGCATCATCCGCGCCGTGGCCACCGACGGTCACCGTCTGGCGATGTGCTCGATGCAGGCTGATATCGGTCAGCCGGATCGCCACCAGGTGATCGTGCCGCGCAAAGGTATCCTGGAATTGGCCCGCCTGCTCACCGAGCCAGACGGCAATGTCAGCATCGTCCTGGGCCAGCACCACATCCGTGCTACCACAGGTGAATTCACCTTCACCTCCAAGCTGGTCGACGGCAAGTTCCCGGACTACGAGCGCGTGCTGCCCAAAGGCGGCGACAAGCTGGTACTCGGCGACCGCCAGGCGCTGCGCGAAGCCTTCAGCCGTACCGCGATCCTTTCCAACGAGAAGTACCGCGGTATCCGTCTGCAACTGGCCAATGGTCAGCTGAAGATCCAGGCCAACAACCCGGAGCAGGAAGAAGCGGAAGAAGAAGTCGGTGTGGAATACAACGGCGGTTCGCTGGAGATCGGCTTCAACGTGAGCTACCTGCTCGACGTGCTGGGCGTGATGACCACCGAACAGGTTCGCCTGATCCTGTCCGATTCCAACAGCAGTGCGCTGGTG